In Arachis hypogaea cultivar Tifrunner chromosome 2, arahy.Tifrunner.gnm2.J5K5, whole genome shotgun sequence, a genomic segment contains:
- the LOC112721418 gene encoding uncharacterized protein encodes MCNPIPDFIQERIFDFVTEKLVVAWKKYASNPVDYVVNNKKKLKELEKDINDLVEDRNRVCGKAEEDEVRFGREVYHVKAWLRQVQDIIDEYRELEEGRQEHFVASFLNPIQRYVWSKTAEEIKGTVGELQNEKCDIIISSWQDLSSIGVATSEFDYIPLRSRETTKKKIKESLEDPNARLIGVFGATGVGKTTLVKSATALLEKTNNKFDVVITVKVTKCPDIKRIQGQIADMLGVKFEGESEHARAITIQEKLKNEKDNILIILDDLCAKIDLNSLGIPSPTDDLGPLLLTKGESSADKQTDGADKERETSTQDNRQRAHTETDKQKAHTKTISNGYRKLKTEEGSRGYKILLISDLRQVLTEMDVKLELIIHVKLLNPKDGETLFKEMAGIGANNSEIETLAAEIANKCQGLPMSIITTARALKNQSHLVWKDTHRALQKLEEENQLAAPEYSTKLSYRLLENEELKLTFLLCARMDHDALVAHLVRYCIGLGFLRGVYSVWEARDRVQMLLVKLKESGLLSNSYSSDRFTMQNLVRNAALSISSEEMHVFMMTEEKLDEWPDEDLLKEYTVISLQRCNFIERFPVNMCCPRLRVFHIENNDPSLKIPDNFFKKMRELRVLILVGFNLLSLPSSIKYLKKLRMLCIEKCILGEGEQLSVLGELKNLRILSFSGSDVKGLPDELKHLSKLQIFDISNCYKLREFPHDVMKSLTRLEEFYVRNTRIQWKAINDSVLSVLGDLNQLTNLDLEIPSVAYLPKNLFFDKLYSYKILIGSLNRDLEADFKIPDKYDLSRCLALCQKDGGFDIHSQEAIKMLFERVEILLLQNLNGVQDVFYELNLKGFPYLKRLSIASNKSVRSLISQQRHQKVFPKLESLYLYKLRKMEQIFSCQPLSEGSFGNLKMIKIKLCGCLKNVFLMSIARLLIALERIEISECNSLEEIVVRETNNHNETEPTLKFLQLRSLKLQSLSKFIGFYPISSEEDTRSLFHGKIEVPELERIELSMLQINHIWSDQILACHTVDQRTSPPFHQKLTTCFGKKHHTIKQTYSSFQNLMHLDVNGCWNLESLWSFSVARHLVNLQSLFVIDCKMTHIFPHDQGDGEAKTKKDAIFPNLKTVKLSSMQRLCKIWNSDEAPETSFGKLNTLIIDKCDELVNVIPHNMARRLSSLSCLRVTNCASIKVIFEEADDDDKRQDAMHNIKLQDIHLETLRKLEHVFKWKKEVKWSDLKLQKIWVHHCGRLENIFSVSVVKNVEIKIESLESFVVSDCYQLREIVGKGKDAVINSSSPIQFEFPKLTTVKFFGLSKFKSFYSSGAYELSCPTLKDLSIERCDLLELFEEISSHAEIKNALFPENSKTGEVKVKEVINNKLKSMHIESRHVVGSSMDYDYRRDSLEELQLSGLNNSDIIYSFLHCNPNLKSLCLDNCDFEELKPGGTRRPAIGVVPKLKSLTLTNMYYLKKICFEQDAVLQKIESLVINNCSYLQTIAPSSVSLAHLTILEVVDCEELKYVMSPSTAKSLGQLKTMKVINCKNLEEIVSEKTQKEEYSESLEEEETQEENSKSLEEEKTQEGQEEKENVGAEIPIIFKQLTTLELVSLKSLNSFCSSKNCAFKFPSLENFIVSACHKMENFSAKEVDCGPNLQKIYYVHDKKKKRWCWHEDNIGSTIRYIFDNKKFFEGMNELGMNELDLNSDQDLLKLIWLSKEGSRKDWFSGLKTLTLYDWDASNTHAIPSNVLCCLKSLQELRVKWGRTIESIFEMDDTKSWESSFQLKKLSLEYLPSLKSVWQHDKGEILLGFQNLQQVTIEYCDELISVFPTVLARDLKKLEKLDVSNCAELQELVGKDVGGSETFTFPRLTTLILSKLPQLNDFESGRLTLECPELKQLHLFLNQEQKYPEGGISKVEKLSLINPNHTLVKQFMNQGGFHHYLNELHLAYFPDYNDDGENSTSSFEIFADDKMLPNDKMFPKLEIIDIYWNNCKTMNIPKEAGERMLHLKELKLRSLSELNSISGLEYLLKLRLLEVYECHKLITVLELHSYSNLKELHIKDCNGLECLLTSSAVKMLIHLEELKVEWCNSLKEIVQQESGTEDIIEFKHLHRITLADLGSLECFYSGNATLQFPSLIRLDILDCSDMKFFSQTEIHVKPLLFQVFYSDDEADRLFLHDLNVAVACQFLRKQIYLDLGDHPELKDLWLDKVHIPAEAYSSGVRLERLRVKGCNEFFTTAIFPSHLLPFLSRLEKLEVQGCNSVEAIYEIKDTTANIVIPLKKLTLEKLPTLRHVWNKDTEGKLSLPKLEEVIVDECASIKSVFPESVGKGNIQSLEVKNCAELVEIVTGDDVAKQVSIFSTLCCLKLVNLPNLECPLLSQLLPSLHKLEELVVEKCSSLKTIFDVKDAPTNEEDTNMITFIPLKKLTLEKLPTLSHVWKGKLSLPKLEEVIVDECASLKSLFLESVNIQRLEVKNCEKLVEIVTRDELVKEEDADKQVNIFSKLSCLKLWNLPNLSYIYHGMKDSEFSLSNALLPWHMLPYLHKLEELVVGNCGSFETIFDVKDAPTNKEDTNMITVIPLEKLILEHLPTLSHIWNKDSKGSSLSFLCLEKVVVNGCKRLTSLFPASVPMSDIKNLDVRNCEELVEIVTKDETDNEETTNKEFIMFPEIMSLTLHNLPNLTYIYAGMQNLNWPELIEFDVSHCNLIKKFTDSAAKVVTPHLERLSIDKAGVMMLDKELLHLDPQNITYLRLQGFNDSDAASAFDFFPKVPLPNIKRLGVADSACKEIFPSKKPEIIHSQLLAQELELRNLHKLESIGLDHTWVTFSNLTSLKLEGCASLKCLFTSSTSKCLDQLEELHISNCETLENLMVDYQPHDNDHDVIIFKSLSELSLSQLPKLESFYKGNSTLNFPSLWMVEVTECNRLEYMFTFSTAKSFESLNQMRISKCESLETVVLATQEADEPHELTFPDVLWYLLLSELPKLGSFFTGKSTLKFQESLSVEISQCKIMKTFSHGGVEAPNLDEVEIDGVSCSTDNLNVAVSQEFEKRTKQH; translated from the exons ATGTGTAATCCGATTCCTGATTTTATACAAGAACGTATTTTCGACTTCGTAACTGAGAAACTTGTAGTTGCATGGAAGAAGTATGCAAGCAACCCGGTGGACTATGTGGTgaacaacaagaagaaacttAAGGAGCTAGAGAAAGACATAAATGATCTCGTAGAGGATAGAAACAGGGTATGTGGAAAAGCCGAGGAGGATGAAGTGCGATTCGGGAGAGAAGTATATCATGTTAAGGCATGGTTGCGTCAGGTACAAGACATAATCGATGAATATCGTGAGTTGGAAGAAGGTAGGCAAGAACACTTTGTGGCGTCCTTCCTAAATCCAATTCAAAGGTATGTCTGGAGCAAAACAGCAGAAGAGATTAAGGGGACGGTTGGAGAGCTACAAAATGAAAAGTGTGATATTATTATATCTTCTTGGCAAGATCTATCATCCATTGGTGTTGCGACTTCTGAATTTGATTAT ATACCTTTAAGATCAAGAGAAACAACCAAGAAAAAGATCAAGGAATCACTAGAAGACCCTAATGCAAGATTGATCGGTGTTTTTGGGGCAACTGGTGTGGGAAAGACCACTTTGGTAAAAAGTGCTACTGCTCTGTTGGAAAAGACGAACAACAAGTTCGATGTGGTGATAACGGTTAAAGTGACAAAATGTCCTGATATAAAAAGGATACAAGGCCAAATCGCTGACATGCTGGGAGTGAAGTTTGAAGGGGAAAGTGAGCATGCAAGAGCAATCACCATACAAGAGAAGCTTAAGAATGAGAAGGACAACATCCTTATAATCCTAGATGATCTATGTGCAAAAATAGATCTAAATTCATTGGGGATTCCATCACCAACCGATGATCTTGGTCCTCTTCTCTTGACAAAAGGTGAATCTTCTGCTGACAAACAAACTGATGGAGCAGACAAAGAGAGAGAAACTTCCACACAAGATAACAGGCAAAGAGCTCACACAGAAACTGACAAGCAAAAAGCTCACACAAAAACTATCTCCAATGGCTATCGCAAGTTGAAAACAGAAGAGGGTAGCAGGGGGTATAAGATCTTGTTGATTTCTGATCTGAGACAAGTATTGACCGAAATGGATGTGAAGCTAGAGCTTATTATCCATGTGAAACTCTTAAATCCTAAGGACGGAGAGACACTGTTCAAGGAGATGGCTGGAATAGGAGCCAACAATTCTGAAATTGAAACATTAGCAGCAGAAATAGCCAACAAGTGTCAAGGTTTGCCGATGTCAATAATTACAACTGCAAGGGCATTGAAAAATCAGAGCCACTTAGTTTGGAAGGATACTCATCGAGCGCTTCAAAAGCTTGAAGAGGAAAACCAATTAGCAGCACCTGAGTATTCTACAAAGTTGAGTTATAGACTTCTTGAAAATGAGGAGCTCAAGCTTACCTTCTTGCTTTGTGCCCGTATGGATCATGACGCATTGGTTGCGCATTTGGTGAGATATTGCATTGGTTTGGGTTTTCTTCGAGGCGTTTACTCAGTTTGGGAAGCCAGAGACAGAGTACAAATGTTGCTCGTCAAGTTAAAAGAGTCAGGTTTGTTGTCTAACAGTTATTCAAGTGATCGTTTCACCATGCAAAATCTTGTTCGTAATGCAGCTTTGTCAATATCATCTGAGGAGATGCATGTGTTCATGATGACCGAAGAAAAACTAGATGAATGGCCTGATGAGGATCTACTTAAAGAGTACACTGTTATTTCCTTACAACGTTGTAATTTCATTGAGAGATTTCCTGTGAACATGTGTTGTCCTAGGCTTAGAGTCTTTCATATTGAAAATAATGATCCATCTTTAAAAATACCAgataatttctttaaaaaaatgagaGAACTTAGGGTGTTGATTTTGGTGGGGTTCAACCTTTTATCATTGCCTTCCTCAATTAAATACCTAAAAAAACTAAGAATGCTTTGTATCGAGAAATGCATTTTAGGTGAAGGTGAGCAATTAAGTGTCTTGGGAGAATTAAAGAATTTAAGAATACTAAGCTTTTCGGGATCTGATGTCAAAGGTTTGCCTGATGAGCTAAAACATTTATCTAAGCTTCAAATCTTTGACATCAGTAACTGTTACAAGCTTAGAGAGTTTCCACATGATGTAATGAAAAGTTTGACTAGGCTTGAGGAGTTCTATGTGCGAAACACTCGCATTCAATGGAAGGCAATTAATGACAGTGTTCTATCTGTGTTGGGTGATCTGAATCAATTAACAAATCTAGACCTGGAAATCCCAAGTGTTGCGTATCTACCCAAGAATTTGTTCTTTGACAAGTTGTACAGTTACAAGATTCTCATTGGCTCTTTAAATAGAGATCTAGAGGCTGATTTCAAGATTCCAGATAAGTATGACCTGTCAAGATGTTTGGCATTATGCCAAAAGGATGGCGGCTTTGACATTCATTCCCAGGAGGCAATCAAAATGTTGTTTGAAAGGGTTGAAATCTTGTTGCTGCAAAACTTGAACGGTGTCCAAGATGTTTTTTATGAGTTGAATCTGAAAGGATTTCCTTATCTTAAACGTTTATCCATTGCAAGCAACAAGAGTGTTCGCTCTCTCATTAGTCAGCAGAGGCATCAGAAGGTTTTTCCCAAATTGGAGTCATTGTATCTCTATAAGCTTAGGAAAATGGAGCAAATTTTCTCTTGTCAGCCACTCTCAGAAGGTTCCTTTGGTAATTTGAAAATGATCAAGATCAAACTCTGTGGTTGCTTGAAGAATGTTTTCTTAATGTCTATAGCTAGACTTCTAATTGCTCTTGAGAGAATTGAAATTTCAGAATGTAACTCTTTGGAGGAGATTGTTGTTAGAGAAACAAATAATCATAATGAAACAGAGCCTACTCTTAAGTTTCTCCAACTTCGTTCTTTAAAGCTGCAATCTTTATCCAAGTTTATTGGGTTCTATCCaatttcatctgaagaagatacCAGATCATTGTTTCATGGCAAG ATTGAAGTTCCAGAGCTAGAGAGAATTGAGTTGTCTATGCTCCAAATCAACCACATATGGAGTGATCAAATATTGGCTTGCCATACCGTCGACCAAAGAACTTCTCCTCCTTTTCATCAAAAGTTGACGACATGCTTTGGCAAGAAGCACCACACCATCAAACAAACTTATTCTTCCTTTCAAAATTTGATGCACCTCGACGTGAATGGTTGCTGGAATTTAGAAAGCCTATGGTCTTTCTCTGTTGCTAGACATTTGGTGAATCTTCAAAGCCTTTTTGTTATTGATTGTAAGATGACCCACATCTTCCCCCATGATCAAGGTGATGGTGAGGCTAAAACGAAGAAG GATGCCATTTTTCCAAACTTGAAGACCGTCAAGCTGAGTAGCATGCAGAGATTGTGTAAGATATGGAATTCTGATGAAGCTCCTGAAACTTCCTTTGGCAAGCTGAACACTCTGATCATTGATAAGTGTGATGAATTGGTCAATGTAATTCCTCATAATATGGCTCGAAGATTGTCTAGTTTAAGTTGCTTGAGGGTTACGAACTGCGCGTCAATCAAAGTTATATTTGAAGAagctgatgatgatgataaaagacAGGATGCTATGCATAACATTAAGTTGCAAGATATTCATTTAGAAACACTCCGGAAACTGGAGCATGTATTCAAATGGAAGAAAGAAGTAAAATGGAGTGATCTCAAATTGCAAAAGATATGGGTGCATCATTGTGGAAGGTTGGAAAACATATTTTCAGTTTCTGTAGTCAAGAATGTTGAAATAAAGATTGAAAGCCTTGAAAGCTTTGTGGTATCAGATTGCTACCAATTGAGGGAAATAGTTGGCAAGGGAAAAGATGCTGTCATCAACTCAAGTAGTCCTATTCAATTTGAGTTTCCTAAACTGACTACTGTCAAGTTTTTTGGATTATCAAAATTCAAGAGTTTCTATTCATCAGGAGCTTATGAATTAAGTTGTCCAACATTAAAAGACCTATCTATTGAACGTTGTGACTTGTTGGAACTATTTGAAGAAATCTCATCACATGCAGAAATAAAGAATGCTCTTTTTCCAGAAAATTCTAAAACTGGAGAAGTAAAAGTAAAGGAG GTAATCAATAACAAGTTAAAGTCCATGCACATTGAATCACGACATGTAGTGGGGTCATCAATGGACTAtgactacagaagggatagcttaGAAGAGCTTCAGTTGTCTGGACTGAACAATTCTGATATTATATATTCTTTCCTTCATTGCAACCCTAACCTCAAGAGCTTATGCTTAGATAATTGTGACTTTGAAGAATTGAAGCCTGGTGGAACAAGAAGGCCTGCTATTGGGGTTGTGCCAAAGTTAAAAAGCTTGACATTAACAAACATGTATTATCTTAAGAAGATTTGCTTTGAACAAGATGCAGTTCTTCAAAAGATAGAGTCATTGGTTATAAACAATTGTTCATATTTGCAAACTATAGCACCTTCGTCTGTGTCTCTCGCTCACTTGACAATTCTAGAAGTGGTTGACTGTGAGGAATTAAAATATGTGATGTCACCATCAACTGCCAAAAGCTTGGGTCAACTCAAAACCATGAAGGTAATCAATTGTAAAAATCTAGAGGAAATTGTTTCAGAGAAAACACAAAAAGAAGAGTACTCTGAATCTCTAGAGGAAGAGGAAACACAAGAAGAGAACTCTAAATCTCTAGAGGAAGAGAAAACACAAGAAGgacaggaagaaaaagaaaatgtagGCGCGGAGATTCCCATCATTTTCAAACAATTGACAACTCTTGAGCTTGTGTCATTGAAGAGCCTTAATAGTTTCTGCAGCTCCAAGAATTGTGCCTTTAAATTCCCATCATTGGAGAATTTTATTGTGAGTGCATGCCACAAAATGGAAAATTTCTCTGCAAAAGAAGTGGACTGTGGGCCAAATTTGCAAAAGATATATTATGTGcatgacaaaaagaaaaagagatggtGCTGGCACGAAGACAATATAGGATCTACAATAAGATACATATTTGACAATAAG AAATTTTTTgaaggcatgaatgagttgggtATGAATGAGTTGGATTTGAATTCTGATCAAGATCTTCTAAAACTAATCTGGCTAAGTAAAGAAGGTTCCCGAAAAGATTGGTTTTCCGGTTTAAAAACTCTGACACTATATGACTGGGATGCATCTAATACGCATGCAATTCCGTCAAATGTCCTCTGTTGTTTGAAGAGCTTACAAGAACTTCGAGTGAAGTGGGGTAGGACAATAGAAAGCATTTTTGAGATGGATGACACTAAGAGCTGGGAATCATCATTCCAACTGAAGAAGCTAAGTTTAGAGTATCTACCAAGTCTGAAGAGTGTGTGGCAACATGACAAAGGAGAAATCCTTCTAGGTTTTCAAAATCTGCAGCAGGTCACTATCGAATATTGTGATGAATTGATAAGTGTGTTTCCTACCGTCTTGGCCAGAGATCTTAAAAAGCTCGAGAAGCTCGATGTAAGCAATTGCGCTGAGTTGCAAGAACTTGTTGGTAAAGACGTGGGAGGATCAGAAACGTTTACGTTTCCTCGTTTAACCACACTGATACTATCAAAGTTGCCACAACTAAATGACTTTGAGTCTGGAAGATTGACTCTGGAGTGCCCCGAGTTAAAGCAACTGCACCTCTTTCTGAACCAAGAACAAAAATATCCGGAG GGCGGTATTTCCAAGGTGGAGAAGTTGTCGCTCATTAATCCAAATCACACTTTGGTGAAGCAGTTTATGAATCAAGGCGGCTTTCATCACTATTTAAATGAACTTCACCTTGCGTATTTCCCTGATTACAATGATGATGGAGAGAACTCTACTTCATCATTTGAGATATTTGCCGATGACAAGATGCTTCCTAATGACAAGATGTTTCCCAAATTAGAGATTATTGATATATATTGGAACAATTGCAAAACCATGAATATTCCCAAAGAAGCGGGTGAGAGGATGCTTCACTTGAAAGAATTGAAGTTGAGGTCACTATCTGAGCTGAACTCCATTAGTGGGCTAGAGTACTTGTTAAAGCTGCGGCTATTGGAGGTTTATGAATGTCATAAATTGATAACAGTATTAGAATTACATTCATACTCCAATCTGAAAGAATTGCATATAAAGGACTGTAATGGATTGGAATGTTTATTGACATCCTCAGCAGTAAAAATGCTAATACACCTTGAGGAGTTGAAAGTTGAATGGTGTAACTCATTGAAAGAAATAGTGCAACAAGAAAGTGGGACGGAAGACATTATTGAATTTAAGCACCTACACAGGATAACTCTTGCTGATTTGGGAAGCCTGGAATGCTTTTATTCAGGGAATGCTACACTGCAGTTCCCCTCTTTGATTCGGCTGGACATACTAGACTGCTCCGACATGAAATTTTTTTCTCAAACAGAAATACATGTGAAACCACTATTATTTCAAGTATTTTACTCCGATGATGAAGCTGATCGATTGTTCCTCCATGATCTAAACGTAGCTGTTGCATGCCAGTTTCTACGAAAGCAG ATATATCTTGATCTTGGCGATCACCCAGAGCTAAAAGATTTATGGCTTGATAAAGTGCATATCCCAGCTGAGGCCTACTCCTCTGGTGTCAGATTGGAACGTCTGAGGGTGAAAGGGTGTAATGAATTCTTTACAACCGCAATATTTCCTTCTCATTTACTTCCCTTCCTCAGTCGATTAGAAAAGTTGgaggtgcagggatgcaattctGTTGAGGCCATATATGAAATTAAAGATACAACAGCAAATATTGTTATTCCTTTGAAGAAATTGACTTTGGAGAAACTTCCAACTCTGAGGCATGTTTGGAACAAGGATACTGAAGGAAAGCTCAGTCTTCCCAAACTGGAGGAGGTTATTGTTGATGAATGTGCAAGCATAAAATCGGTGTTCCCAGAATCAGTTGGCAAGGGTAACATACAAAGTTTAGAAGTGAAGAATTGTGCAGAGTTAGTTGAAATTGTCACTGGAGATGATGTAGCCAAACAGGTTAGCATCTTCTCCACGCTATGTTGTCTGAAGCTGGTGAATTTGCCAAATTTGGAGTGTCCATTACTATCGCAGTTGCTACCTTCTCTTCATAAATTAGAAGAGTTGGTGGTTGAAAAATGTAGTTCCTTGAAGACTATATTTGATGTGAAAGATGCGCCAACAAATGAAGAAGATACAAACATGATTACTTTTATTCCTTTGAAGAAATTGACTTTGGAGAAACTTCCAACTTTGAGCCATGTTTGGAAAGGAAAGCTCAGTCTTCCAAAATTGGAGGAGGTTATTGTTGATGAATGTGCAAGCTTAAAATCCTTGTTCCTAGAATCAGTTAACATACAGAGGTTAGAAGTGAAGAATTGTGAGAAGTTGGTTGAAATTGTCACAAGAGATGAATTagtcaaagaagaagatgcagaTAAACAAGTTAATATCTTCTCCAAGCTATCTTGTCTGAAGCTGTGGAATTTGCCAAATCTGAGCTACATTTATCATGGAATGAAAGACTCTGAATTTTCATTATCAAATGCATTACTACCTTGGCATATGCTACCTTACCTTCATAAATTGGAAGAGTTGGTGGTTGGAAATTGTGGTTCCTTTGAGACAATATTTGATGTGAAAGATGCTCCAACAAATAAAGAAGATACAAATATGATTACTGTTATTCCTTTGGAGAAATTGATTTTGGAACATTTGCCAACTCTAAGCCATATTTGGAACAAGGATTCTAAAGGAAGTAGTCTCAGCTTTCTATGTCTGGAGAAAGTGGTTGTGAATGGATGTAAACGCCTCACAAGCTTGTTCCCAGCATCAGTGCCCATGTCtgatataaaaaatttagatgtCAGAAACTGTGAGGAATTGGTTGAAATTGTTACAAAAGATGAAACAGACAATGAAGAAACTACAAATAAGGAGTTTATTATGTTCCCTGAGATAATGTCATTGACTCTGCACAATTTGCCAAATCTTACATACATTTATGCTGGAATGCAAAATCTAAATTGGCCAGAGTTAATAGAATTTGATGTTTCTCATTGTAACCTGATAAAGAAATTCACAGATTCCGCTGCAAAG GTTGTTACCCCTCACTTAGAGCGATTGTCAATAGACAAGGCAGGTGTGATGATGCTTGACAAAGAACTGCTTCATTTGGACCCACAAAACATAACATATCTAAGATTGCAGGGCTTTAATGACTCAGATGCTGCATCTGCCTTTGATTTCTTTCCGAAGGTGCCACTTCCCAATATTAAGAGGCTTGGGGTGGCCGACAGTGCTTGCAAAGAGATATTTCCCTCAAAAAAGCCTGAGATTATTCATTCACAGCTGCTTGCTCAAGAATTGGAACTGAGGAATCTGCACAAGCTTGAATCTATTGGGTTAGACCACACCTGGGTAACCTTTTCTAATCTCACATCGCTGAAACTTGAGGGTTGTGCATCTTTGAAGTGTTTGTTCACTTCTTCAACCTCCAAATGTCTTGATCAACTTGAAGAGTTACACATATCCAACTGTGAAACACTCGAAAATTTAATGGTGGATTATCAACCACATGATAATGATCATGATGTCATCATATTTAAAAGTCTTTCTGAACTGTCTCTTAGCCAGTTACCAAAACTTGAGAGCTTCTACAAAGGAAACTCAACTTTGAATTTTCCATCTCTATGGATGGTCGAGGTTACTGAATGCAACAGATTGGAGTATATGTTCACATTCTCAACTGCCAAAAGCTTCGAAAGTTTGAATCAGATGAGGATTTCCAAATGTGAGTCATTGGAAACAGTAGTATTAGCAACACAAGAGGCAGACGAGCCACATGAGCTCACATTCCCAGACGTACTCTGGTATCTGCTTCTAAGCGAATTGCCAAAACTTGGAAGCTTTTTCACGGGAAAGTCAACTTTGAAATTCCAAGAGTCCTTGAGCGTTGAGATCAGTCAATGCAAGATCATGAAAACTTTCTCACACGGTGGCGTGGAAGCACCCAACTTAGATGAGGTGGAGATAGATGGAGTGAGTTGCTCGACAGATAATCTAAATGTTGCAGTCAGTCAAGAATTTGAGAAACGAACGAAACAGCATTGA